The Delphinus delphis chromosome 2, mDelDel1.2, whole genome shotgun sequence genome contains a region encoding:
- the RTRAF gene encoding RNA transcription, translation and transport factor protein, with the protein MFRRKLTALDYHNPAGFNCKDETEFRNFIVWLEDQKIRHYKIEDRGNLRNIHSSDWPKFFEKYLRDVNCPFKIQDRPEAIDWLLGLAVRLEYGDNAEKYKDLVPDNTKNADNAAKNAEPLINLDVNNPDFKAGVMALANLLQIQRHDDYLVMLKAIRILVQERLTQDAVAKANQTKEGLPVALDKHILGFDTGDAVLNEAAQILRLLHIEELRELQTKINEAIVAVQAIIADPKTDHRLGKVGR; encoded by the exons ATGTTCCGACGCAAGCTGACGGCCCTCGACTACCACAACCCTGCCGGCTTCAACTGCAAAG ATGAAACAGAATTTAGAAACTTTATTGTTTGGCTCGAAGACCAGAAAATCAGACACTACAAGATTGAAGACAGAGGTAATTTAAGAAACATCCACAGCAGTGACTGGCCcaagttctttgaaaag TATCTCAGAGATGTTAACTGTCCTTTCAAGATTCAAGATCGACCAGAAGCAATCGACTGGCTTCTTGGTTTAGCTGTTAGACTTGAATATGGAGATAATG CTGAAAAATACAAGGACTTGGTACCTGATAATACAAAAAACGCTGACAATGCAGCTAAAAATGCAGAGCCATTGATCAATTTGGATG tAAATAATCCTGATTTTAAGGCTGGTGTAATGGCTTTGGCTAACCTTCTTCAGATTCAGCGTCATGACGATTACCTGGTAATGCTTAAG GCAATTCGCATTTTGGTCCAGGAGCGCCTGACACAGGATGCAGTTGCTAAAGCAAATCAAACGAAAGAG ggCTTGCCTGTTGCTTTAGACAAGCATATTCTTGGTTTTGACACAGGAG ATGCAGTTCTTAATGAAGCTGCTCAAATTCTGCGACTGCTGCATATAGAAGAGCTCAGAGAGCTACAGACAAAGATTAATGAAGCCATAGTAGCCGTTCAGGCGATTATTGCCGATCCAAAGACAGACCACAGACTGGGGAAAGTTGGAAGATGA